A genomic stretch from Etheostoma cragini isolate CJK2018 chromosome 8, CSU_Ecrag_1.0, whole genome shotgun sequence includes:
- the LOC117949508 gene encoding uncharacterized protein LOC117949508, translating into MEPMTSPEIADIQSEPTVFLPASIYVPPILKEGECYHVFISYSSTDYQWTHSVINQLESCGLQVCYHERDFIPGRTVLENMSDCIQQSQKVLLVLSPEFVRSRWCLLEANMSLFRDCLERKPIVPVLLEPGVSVPLHLCHLTYLEANDTNFESKLLKVLCTANQQLQGSTVVPYQPPSIYNGKALQPLIAVNEEGLNKWDCGKFSDMEVPDQLRLIIEDHDKYRKAVSMINSVSQNKVWLRQLWLRVLIYIAGFIFGLSLLACALFAAAVFSSTNNPYSNLITSPSFFFVPLGFIIQMCLWKKDDEKYIVREMQKAIGQANIILCEDKVLMGCRSNSKIFLVYVSLDGCKHEFAETFSERGCAEDLFQKALTFFSSGYACCLAKRHFPFPQPGSTGHLEGGVCFCQYVTQQLSTEQWE; encoded by the coding sequence ATGGAGCCAATGACTTCACCTGAAATTGCAGACATTCAGTCAGAGCCCACTGTCTTTCTACCTGCCTCTATTTATGTTCCGCCCATACTGAAAGAGGGTGAGTGTTACCATGTTTTCATCAGCTACAGCAGCACTGACTACCAGTGGACCCACTCCGTCATCAACCAGCTGGAGTCCTGCGGCCTGCAGGTCTGCTACCATGAGCGGGACTTCATTCCTGGCCGCACCGTGTTGGAAAATATGTCAGACTGCATCCAGCAGAGCCAGAAGGTGCTGCTGGTTCTCAGCCCAGAGTTTGTGCGGAGCCGCTGGTGCCTCCTGGAGGCCAACATGTCTTTGTTCAGAGACTGCTTGGAGAGGAAACCCATTGTCCCAGTTCTGCTGGAGCCAGGAGTCTCTGTTCCTCTCCACCTCTGCCACCTCACCTACCTGGAGGCCAATGACACCAACTTTGAGAGTAAGCTACTAAAGGTGCTCTGCACCGCCAACCAGCAGCTTCAAGGGTCTACTGTGGTGCCATACCAGCCTCCCTCTATCTACAACGGGAAGGCCCTGCAACCTTTGATTGCCGTCAACGAGGAGGGACTAAATAAATGGGATTGTGGTAAATTTAGTGACATGGAGGTGCCGGACCAACTGCGCCTGATCATTGAGGACCATGACAAGTACAGAAAGGCTGTTAGCATGATCAATAGTGTCTCCCAAAATAAAGTGTGGTTGCGGCAACTTTGGCTTAGAGTACTGATCTACATTGCAGGTTTTATATTTGGTTTATCCTTGTTAGCATGTGCTTTATTTGCAGCAGCTGTATTTTCAAGTACAAACAATCCATATAGTAATTTGATCACTAGTCCTAGTTTCTTCTTTGTTCCATTGGGGTTTATTATTCAGATGTGTCTCTGGAAAAAAGATGATGAGAAATACATAGTGAGGGAAATGCAGAAAGCTATTGGCCAGGCAAACATAATCCTCTGTGAGGACAAGGTGTTAATGGGCTGTCGGTCCAATTCAAAAATCTTTTTGGTGTATGTTTCTCTGGACGGGTGCAAACATGAGTTTGCAGAAACATTTTCTGAGCGGGGTTGTGCTGAGGATTTGTTTCAAAAAGCTCTGACTTTCTTCTCATCAGGTTACGCCTGTTGCCTTGCTAAGAGACACTTTCCCTTTCCCCAGCCTGGCTCCACTGGTCACCTGGAGGGAGGGGTGTGTTTCTGTCAGTACGTCACTCAGCAGCTGAGTACAGAGCAATGGGAATAA